In the genome of Deltaproteobacteria bacterium, one region contains:
- a CDS encoding methyl-accepting chemotaxis protein: MTKNLRAKILLLWLALTSPVILVAGWLRIDGARQLAYEIATARIKTSTSLLAIAVREPLAATDRETLRAIAQPAAAGFGSMLEELTIHDGQGVPLFSSTRKPSTAPAQTSKPPAEVLQTNASIRYWQPVILPDSAWGEPVQPGSVLIQLGRTGILTPFFMRAALEGIVMAAAFLFTTIGLYWGLGRLFTPLGRLGAISGELAQGNLNVQVRPEGSDELARLERAYGDMIDNLAVMIRQIREAAQSLGTATEQIERTTQQLAEGSDRQSRQTSEMSVAIEEMASSVQLVFTNAKQALETSQQSKETAERGGNVVTQTIEAMRAVNDSIRTSGDQIADLSRQTEDIGTILGVINEIASQTNLLALNAAIEAARAGEHGRGFEVVADEIRKLAEKSAASTKQIAGILEHIRTGSQMAQGSMSNVSVLAKDSMEYANRTGAALELIIAKASETAELMASLSGSAEQQSRVSDTVAQAVSQIGQVTRENATSAEEIATTSVELAQLADQLQQLIARFRV, encoded by the coding sequence GTGACGAAAAACCTCCGCGCCAAGATTCTCCTCCTGTGGCTGGCCCTGACCAGCCCGGTCATTCTGGTAGCCGGCTGGCTGCGAATCGACGGCGCACGGCAACTGGCCTATGAAATCGCCACAGCCAGAATCAAGACATCCACAAGCCTGCTGGCGATAGCTGTCAGGGAGCCCCTGGCAGCCACTGACCGAGAAACCCTGAGAGCCATTGCACAACCGGCGGCGGCTGGCTTCGGCAGCATGCTGGAAGAACTGACCATCCATGACGGCCAGGGGGTTCCGCTGTTCAGCTCTACCAGGAAGCCCTCAACCGCTCCGGCGCAGACCAGCAAGCCACCCGCTGAAGTTCTCCAGACGAACGCCTCGATCCGTTACTGGCAGCCGGTGATCCTGCCGGATTCGGCCTGGGGCGAACCGGTCCAGCCGGGATCGGTTCTCATCCAGCTTGGCCGCACCGGAATCCTGACGCCATTTTTCATGCGGGCTGCACTGGAAGGCATTGTCATGGCGGCCGCTTTCCTCTTCACCACCATAGGCCTTTACTGGGGGCTCGGCCGGCTCTTTACCCCTCTGGGGCGTCTGGGCGCGATTTCTGGCGAACTGGCACAGGGCAACCTGAACGTGCAGGTCCGGCCGGAAGGCTCGGACGAACTGGCCCGGCTCGAACGGGCCTATGGCGACATGATCGACAATCTCGCGGTCATGATCCGGCAGATCCGCGAGGCGGCACAAAGCCTGGGTACTGCCACCGAACAGATCGAACGGACCACACAGCAGCTCGCCGAGGGCTCGGACCGGCAGAGCCGCCAGACCAGCGAGATGTCGGTCGCCATCGAGGAGATGGCCTCGTCAGTCCAGCTGGTTTTCACCAATGCCAAGCAGGCACTGGAAACCTCCCAGCAATCGAAGGAAACCGCCGAACGGGGCGGAAACGTGGTCACGCAGACCATCGAGGCCATGCGGGCGGTCAATGACTCGATCCGGACCTCGGGCGACCAGATCGCCGACCTCTCCCGGCAGACCGAGGACATCGGCACGATCCTGGGCGTCATCAACGAGATTGCATCGCAAACGAACCTGCTTGCCCTGAATGCGGCCATCGAGGCGGCCCGTGCCGGTGAGCATGGCCGGGGTTTTGAGGTCGTGGCCGACGAGATCCGCAAGCTGGCCGAGAAGAGCGCTGCCTCGACCAAACAGATCGCTGGTATTCTTGAGCATATCCGGACCGGCAGCCAGATGGCACAGGGCTCGATGTCAAACGTAAGCGTGCTGGCGAAGGATTCCATGGAATACGCCAACCGCACCGGAGCCGCCCTGGAACTGATCATCGCCAAGGCTAGCGAGACGGCCGAACTGATGGCATCGCTCTCCGGCTCGGCCGAGCAGCAGTCCCGCGTATCCGATACGGTGGCCCAGGCTGTCAGCCAGATCGGACAGGTAACGAGAGAAAATGCCACCAGCGCCGAGGAGATTGCCACCACGTCGGTGGAACTGGCCCAGCTGGCCGACCAGCTCCAGCAGCTCATTGCCCGGTTCCGGGTCTAG
- a CDS encoding cation transporter — MSAGHHHHHHDHGGSHDGHHTGSMNRAFAIGTVINLLFAAGEAAAGFITGSVALLADAGHNFADVLGLALAWVAASFARSEPTARHSYGFKRGTILAALANALVISATAGALALESATRLFDPPPVRGMTVIAVAAIGVVINTGSALLFMSGRKHDLNVRAAFLHLAADAAISLAVVVAGFGMLQTGWYWLDPVVAIGVSAMIFLNSWSLLRQSLALSLDAAPDGIDPATVRDWLAVQPGVNDVHHLHIWALSTTETALTVHLVVKETTGSRDDLLARVGTGLREQFRIGHITVQIEDSCCPETGRQAAG, encoded by the coding sequence ATGTCTGCCGGGCACCACCACCATCATCACGACCACGGCGGCTCCCACGATGGCCACCACACCGGAAGCATGAACCGGGCATTCGCCATCGGTACCGTGATCAACCTGCTGTTTGCGGCCGGCGAGGCGGCGGCCGGCTTCATTACCGGTTCGGTAGCCCTGCTGGCCGACGCCGGTCACAACTTCGCCGATGTGCTGGGGCTTGCCCTGGCGTGGGTGGCGGCTTCCTTCGCCCGCTCAGAACCCACTGCGCGGCATTCCTACGGGTTCAAGCGCGGAACGATCCTCGCCGCGCTGGCCAATGCGCTGGTCATTTCGGCCACCGCCGGGGCCCTGGCGCTCGAATCAGCCACCCGGCTCTTCGACCCGCCACCTGTCAGGGGCATGACGGTCATCGCCGTGGCGGCGATCGGCGTCGTCATCAACACGGGCTCGGCCCTCCTGTTCATGTCGGGACGCAAGCACGACCTCAATGTCCGCGCCGCCTTCCTGCACCTGGCGGCCGACGCCGCGATTTCGCTGGCCGTCGTCGTTGCCGGTTTCGGGATGCTCCAGACCGGCTGGTACTGGCTCGACCCGGTGGTAGCGATCGGCGTCTCGGCCATGATCTTCCTGAACAGCTGGTCACTGCTCCGGCAGTCGCTCGCCCTCTCACTGGATGCTGCTCCCGATGGCATCGATCCCGCAACCGTCCGCGACTGGCTGGCAGTGCAGCCGGGCGTCAACGATGTCCACCATCTTCACATCTGGGCGCTCAGCACTACCGAGACCGCCCTCACCGTCCATCTAGTCGTGAAGGAGACAACCGGCAGCCGCGACGACCTGCTCGCCCGGGTCGGGACCGGGCTCAGGGAACAGTTCCGGATCGGCCATATAACGGTACAGATTGAGGATAGCTGCTGCCCGGAAACAGGCCGGCAGGCCGCAGGCTAG
- a CDS encoding peptidoglycan DD-metalloendopeptidase family protein, with amino-acid sequence MSGTMHMSRAGGGRSGWLVMLVLAAGFWSGPVRLLAQPRKEADLELQKRESQAELARLQKLLAEERENIRRARKEEAGLLSTLDAMEEDLEQLERGRRRIERDIQALDEVMRQREVSIAELERKIAAIQNRISVRLRGIYKAGPAVTLKLALGAESPLQMQRRLGYMGRVLEQDRELLREYERSEQLLIEGRAFLEARQIEREIAMRRLDDTRMEILQERDRRLQILASIREERIAYERAAQEISASRNRLSRLIETIGMRIRSQILAGGQALLDPQGRPLEFESFRGALERPVRGRIISEFGRYVHPDFGTVTVNNGVTIKSEMGTPIHAVYPGVVVFADRMQGYGNLIIIDHGDTFYTVYAHAQRLLKKPGDRVQGREPVAIVGDSGSLVGPACYFEIRRGGQPLDPAGWLLPD; translated from the coding sequence ATGTCCGGGACCATGCACATGAGCCGGGCCGGGGGTGGCCGTTCAGGCTGGCTGGTGATGCTGGTCCTGGCTGCCGGATTCTGGTCCGGCCCCGTCAGGCTCCTGGCGCAACCCCGGAAGGAAGCCGATCTCGAACTCCAGAAGCGCGAGAGCCAGGCCGAACTGGCCCGCCTTCAGAAGCTGCTGGCCGAGGAGCGGGAGAATATCCGGCGGGCCCGGAAGGAAGAGGCGGGGCTTCTGAGCACGCTCGATGCGATGGAGGAAGATCTGGAACAGCTCGAGCGGGGGCGCCGCAGGATCGAGCGCGATATCCAGGCGCTGGACGAGGTCATGCGCCAGCGGGAAGTGAGCATCGCGGAACTGGAGCGGAAAATCGCCGCCATCCAGAACCGGATATCCGTCCGGCTGCGCGGCATCTACAAGGCCGGTCCGGCGGTGACACTGAAGCTTGCGCTGGGGGCGGAATCACCGCTCCAGATGCAGCGGCGGCTGGGATACATGGGCCGTGTGCTCGAGCAGGACCGGGAACTGCTCCGGGAGTACGAGCGCAGCGAGCAGCTCCTGATCGAGGGACGGGCGTTCCTGGAGGCCCGCCAGATCGAACGGGAAATCGCCATGCGTCGGCTCGACGATACCCGGATGGAAATCCTGCAGGAGCGGGACCGGCGGCTCCAGATTCTTGCCTCCATCCGGGAGGAGCGGATCGCTTATGAGCGGGCCGCGCAGGAAATATCCGCATCAAGGAACCGGCTCTCCCGGCTGATCGAAACGATTGGCATGCGGATCCGCAGCCAGATACTTGCCGGTGGGCAGGCACTTCTGGACCCTCAGGGCAGGCCGCTGGAGTTCGAATCCTTCCGGGGCGCACTGGAGCGACCGGTTCGCGGCCGCATTATTTCCGAGTTCGGCCGCTATGTGCACCCGGATTTCGGTACGGTGACCGTCAATAATGGCGTCACCATCAAGTCAGAGATGGGTACACCGATCCATGCCGTTTACCCCGGTGTGGTCGTGTTTGCCGACCGGATGCAGGGCTACGGTAATTTGATAATCATTGACCACGGGGATACCTTTTATACCGTTTACGCTCACGCGCAGCGGCTCCTGAAGAAGCCCGGTGACCGGGTTCAGGGACGGGAGCCCGTGGCGATAGTTGGCGACAGCGGGTCACTGGTGGGGCCCGCCTGCTATTTTGAAATCCGCCGTGGCGGGCAGCCTCTCGACCCTGCGGGATGGCTCCTGCCCGATTGA
- the ftsE gene encoding cell division ATP-binding protein FtsE has product MIQLFHVYKSYGREQPTLVDVSLRIEKGEFCFVTGPSGAGKTTLMRLLFAAERATQGQIIVNNVNLARLTERNIPYLRRSIGVVFQDFKLIANRTVFENVSVALEVLGTPSGEVRRRVVSMLKAVHLLHRSDHYPQQLSGGEQQRVAIARALINNPVLLLADEPTGNLDPEIAREVMDLFEEVSIRGTTVVIATHDRDLIQRLQKRVIGIERGRITAGAGLPD; this is encoded by the coding sequence ATGATTCAGCTCTTTCACGTCTACAAGAGTTACGGACGCGAGCAGCCGACGCTCGTTGACGTGAGTCTGCGGATCGAGAAGGGCGAGTTCTGTTTTGTCACCGGTCCGTCGGGTGCAGGCAAGACGACGCTCATGCGCCTCCTCTTCGCCGCCGAACGGGCAACCCAGGGCCAGATCATCGTCAATAACGTCAATCTCGCCCGCCTCACCGAGCGGAACATTCCCTATCTGCGGCGGTCGATCGGTGTCGTCTTCCAGGACTTCAAGCTGATCGCCAACCGGACCGTATTCGAGAACGTCTCCGTGGCGCTGGAAGTGCTCGGCACGCCGTCCGGCGAGGTGCGCCGCCGGGTGGTGTCGATGCTGAAGGCGGTCCATCTGCTTCACCGTTCCGACCACTATCCGCAGCAGCTGTCTGGCGGGGAGCAGCAGCGTGTCGCCATCGCACGCGCCCTCATCAACAATCCCGTGCTGCTGCTCGCCGACGAGCCTACGGGCAATCTGGACCCGGAAATCGCCCGTGAGGTGATGGACCTTTTCGAGGAGGTGAGTATCCGGGGAACGACCGTCGTCATTGCCACCCATGACCGTGACCTGATCCAGCGGCTCCAGAAGCGCGTGATCGGTATCGAGCGCGGCCGGATTACTGCCGGCGCCGGATTGCCGGACTGA
- a CDS encoding DNA topoisomerase IV subunit A gives MLGKMQERGRSLYETIQKERAPKLKFPLRSLSNVTFNKKVGHFVMKGKTLERTLTVNTIRTFAQTLRMMALSKELIETRDFATKRDAYYQTKNWGEAGCHEQTESDTIMDDLEGLFGVNKEQLGFRPDEHGGSVAGQITIIETDADTGRQNRIDCTQYIKGSYAIPSSVEDLAFETRAKFILAIETHGMFERLNEHKFWQTYKCILISMRGVPSRAVRRFTRRIADQFKLPVYVFTDGDPYGYANIYRTLKVGSGNNAHLNEYFCVPQARYLGVTPEDIDTYKLPTHPLKEVDIKRARDALKNDSFFQEHKDWAKAVDKMLSKGQRVEQQALSKHGLNYVIDTYLPEKLARPERFLS, from the coding sequence ATGCTCGGGAAGATGCAGGAGCGCGGCCGCTCGCTTTACGAAACGATCCAGAAGGAGCGTGCCCCCAAGCTCAAGTTCCCGCTGAGATCACTTTCCAACGTCACTTTCAACAAAAAGGTCGGCCACTTCGTGATGAAGGGCAAGACGCTGGAACGCACCCTGACGGTCAACACGATCCGCACGTTCGCCCAGACGCTCCGGATGATGGCGCTTTCCAAGGAACTGATCGAAACCCGCGACTTCGCCACCAAACGCGATGCCTACTACCAGACGAAGAACTGGGGCGAGGCCGGCTGCCACGAGCAGACAGAGTCGGACACGATCATGGACGACCTGGAGGGGCTTTTCGGTGTCAACAAGGAGCAGCTCGGCTTCCGGCCGGACGAACACGGCGGCAGCGTGGCCGGACAGATCACCATCATCGAGACGGATGCCGATACCGGCCGCCAGAACCGGATCGACTGCACGCAGTACATCAAGGGTTCCTACGCGATCCCCAGTTCGGTGGAAGACCTCGCTTTTGAAACCAGGGCCAAGTTCATCCTTGCCATCGAAACGCACGGCATGTTCGAGCGGCTGAACGAGCACAAGTTCTGGCAAACGTACAAGTGCATCCTCATTTCCATGCGCGGCGTTCCTTCCCGCGCCGTCCGCCGGTTCACGCGCCGCATCGCCGACCAGTTCAAGCTGCCGGTTTATGTGTTTACCGATGGCGACCCTTACGGCTACGCCAACATCTACCGGACGCTGAAGGTGGGATCGGGCAACAACGCCCATCTCAACGAGTACTTCTGCGTTCCGCAGGCGCGCTATCTCGGCGTTACACCCGAGGACATCGACACCTACAAGCTCCCGACCCACCCGCTGAAGGAAGTGGACATCAAGCGCGCACGGGACGCCCTGAAGAACGACAGCTTCTTCCAGGAGCACAAGGACTGGGCCAAGGCCGTGGACAAGATGCTCTCCAAGGGCCAGCGCGTCGAGCAGCAGGCCCTTTCCAAGCACGGACTCAACTACGTGATCGACACGTACCTGCCGGAAAAACTGGCCAGGCCGGAGCGGTTCCTGTCGTGA
- a CDS encoding DUF983 domain-containing protein codes for MTRTGGDAPRPRFLEVTARSLRLRCPRCGEGVIFRSWLELNEDCPACGLRIRHEQGFFIGSIYLNYGITAGLVMVVYWMMRKHAELELWQMIAILAAIGAAIPLAVTRWTRSLWLGWDYYLGPERLR; via the coding sequence GTGACCCGGACGGGCGGGGACGCCCCGCGCCCCCGCTTCCTTGAGGTCACCGCACGCTCGCTGAGGCTCCGCTGCCCCCGCTGCGGCGAGGGGGTCATTTTCCGGTCCTGGCTGGAACTGAATGAGGATTGCCCGGCGTGCGGCCTGCGGATCCGCCATGAACAGGGTTTTTTCATCGGCTCGATCTATCTCAACTACGGCATTACGGCCGGGCTGGTCATGGTGGTCTACTGGATGATGCGGAAACATGCGGAACTTGAACTCTGGCAGATGATCGCCATTCTCGCCGCCATCGGCGCGGCCATTCCCCTCGCCGTGACACGGTGGACCCGTTCGCTCTGGCTGGGATGGGACTACTACCTGGGGCCGGAACGGCTCCGGTAG
- a CDS encoding S41 family peptidase, whose amino-acid sequence MNKDSSAHPVPNRRLIRMAVLALLVSMVLGSAAMVAANDPRYLKLKVLARAITLVRDHYVEDITYSDLVEAAIAGMLEKLDPHSAYFNPDRFKEFRTAISGNFGGLGLEVGTRDEQVTVIAPIEDTPAFKAGIKTGDVILKIDGVMTREMPLAEAVNRMRGEPGTACRLTIMREGWPEPRDFEIRRAIIQARSVRGDFVEAGYGRLRIAQFQEETDKEFARELRALEKKDLKGLVIDLRGNPGGTLNSAINVADEFLESGLIVYTQGRTPGQDYKAYARPNNQKRTYPVVVLIDGGSASASEVLAGALRDQGRAVVVGEPSFGKGSIQTIVEIEEDGSALKLTTALYFTPGGHSIQGLGIIPDVLVTPRESLPGDGLGSAGIFKESDLRGSIANPEQMVRETPAPGSLSQADRNAIDVQLQRAIQVLKSYNVFNSPRTGEGKQGG is encoded by the coding sequence ATGAATAAAGACTCCTCCGCGCATCCAGTACCGAACCGCCGCCTGATCCGTATGGCCGTGCTGGCTTTGCTCGTCTCGATGGTTCTGGGAAGTGCGGCAATGGTGGCTGCGAATGATCCCAGGTACCTGAAGCTCAAGGTACTGGCCCGGGCGATCACGCTGGTGCGGGACCACTATGTCGAGGACATTACCTATTCGGATCTGGTGGAGGCCGCGATCGCCGGCATGCTGGAAAAGCTGGATCCCCACTCGGCCTATTTCAACCCGGACCGTTTCAAGGAGTTCCGGACGGCGATATCGGGGAACTTTGGCGGCCTGGGGCTTGAGGTCGGCACCCGCGACGAGCAGGTGACCGTCATCGCCCCGATTGAGGACACCCCGGCCTTCAAGGCGGGAATCAAGACGGGCGATGTGATCCTCAAAATTGACGGGGTGATGACGCGCGAGATGCCTCTTGCGGAGGCGGTGAACCGGATGCGCGGCGAGCCCGGAACCGCCTGCAGGCTGACCATCATGCGCGAGGGCTGGCCAGAGCCGCGGGATTTTGAGATCAGGAGAGCTATTATCCAGGCCCGGTCAGTGCGGGGTGATTTCGTCGAGGCCGGTTACGGACGTCTCCGGATCGCCCAGTTCCAGGAAGAGACCGACAAGGAGTTCGCCCGCGAGCTGCGTGCGCTGGAAAAGAAGGATCTGAAGGGGCTTGTGATCGACCTGCGCGGCAATCCGGGGGGAACTCTGAACTCCGCCATCAACGTGGCTGATGAGTTCCTGGAGTCGGGCCTCATTGTCTACACACAAGGCCGGACTCCGGGTCAGGATTACAAGGCCTATGCCCGTCCGAACAACCAGAAGCGCACCTATCCGGTTGTGGTCCTGATTGACGGCGGTTCGGCATCGGCTTCCGAGGTGCTTGCCGGCGCCCTGCGGGACCAGGGCCGGGCGGTCGTCGTGGGGGAGCCGAGCTTTGGCAAGGGGAGCATCCAGACGATTGTCGAGATCGAGGAGGATGGTTCGGCCCTGAAGCTGACGACCGCGCTTTATTTCACTCCGGGGGGCCACTCCATCCAGGGGCTTGGCATCATCCCCGACGTGCTGGTGACTCCACGCGAATCGCTTCCCGGTGACGGACTGGGTTCCGCCGGCATCTTCAAGGAGTCCGATTTGCGCGGTTCCATTGCGAATCCGGAGCAGATGGTCCGGGAGACTCCGGCACCGGGATCGCTGTCGCAGGCCGACCGTAATGCCATTGACGTGCAGCTCCAGCGGGCGATCCAGGTGCTGAAGAGCTACAACGTGTTCAATTCGCCCCGGACGGGCGAGGGCAAGCAGGGCGGGTGA
- a CDS encoding ABC transporter permease: MYFVRRALRNFREELGLHMRVVSGFGMMVLVFSGYLLAIRNLDRIVERWGHELQVVAYLKDGIGSASAARIISGIQKDPAVHSAEYVSPELAMKRFREDLGSLSGVLEGLTVNPLPASIEISIRAEQRDAATLRDLASRVGQMEDIEDVQYGEGWIERYDTVIGVIRTGGWLLGLFLLVITLGAVTNTVQLVIFARRDEIGILRLVGATETFIRVPFMIEGLIGGFLAAAAGLGMLGVLFLVLASRIEAVLQGWLGYVSLVFLPLPAILAIIAACMAIGLVSSTIAAGRHLRV; encoded by the coding sequence GTGTATTTTGTTCGCCGTGCCCTCCGGAATTTCCGGGAAGAACTGGGACTGCACATGCGGGTCGTGTCCGGTTTCGGCATGATGGTGCTGGTCTTTTCCGGGTATCTGCTCGCCATCCGCAATCTGGACCGGATCGTGGAGCGATGGGGGCATGAGCTTCAGGTGGTGGCCTATCTGAAGGATGGGATCGGATCGGCGTCGGCGGCCCGGATCATCTCCGGCATCCAGAAGGATCCGGCCGTTCATTCGGCCGAATATGTGTCGCCCGAACTGGCGATGAAGCGGTTCCGTGAGGACCTGGGTTCGCTGTCCGGAGTGCTGGAGGGGTTGACGGTGAATCCGCTGCCTGCCTCCATCGAGATCAGTATCCGCGCCGAGCAGCGTGATGCGGCGACCCTGCGCGACCTGGCATCGCGGGTGGGACAGATGGAGGACATCGAGGACGTCCAGTATGGAGAGGGCTGGATCGAGCGGTACGATACTGTTATCGGGGTTATTCGCACCGGCGGCTGGCTGCTGGGCCTTTTCCTTCTCGTCATAACGCTCGGCGCAGTGACCAATACCGTGCAGCTCGTCATCTTCGCACGGCGCGACGAGATCGGAATCCTGCGGCTTGTCGGCGCAACGGAAACATTCATCCGGGTTCCCTTCATGATCGAGGGACTGATCGGTGGTTTTCTGGCGGCAGCGGCGGGCCTGGGAATGCTTGGGGTCCTGTTTCTGGTGCTGGCATCGCGGATCGAGGCGGTCCTCCAGGGATGGCTCGGGTATGTGAGTCTGGTTTTCCTGCCGCTACCGGCCATCCTGGCCATTATCGCGGCCTGCATGGCGATTGGTCTGGTGTCGAGCACGATCGCTGCCGGCCGGCATCTGAGGGTATAG
- a CDS encoding CbbQ/NirQ/NorQ/GpvN family protein codes for MPPAKAAAEVDYKEYSLAEEPYYRPITDEVALFEAAYGARLPVLLKGPTGCGKTRFVEYMAWRLTQGRGRRSGTPLITVACHEDLTASDLVGKFLMKGDETVWSPGPLTKAVEMGAICYLDEVVEARKDTTVLIHPLTDHRRILPIDKKGTVLEAHPDFLLVVSFNPGYQSVFKNLKQSTRQRFVAIEFGFPPEDAEREIIAHESGVSPADAARLARLGQKVRNLKHQGLEEGVSTRLLIYAGKLIAGGIGPRRAVRMALTEALTDDPDVQTALEDLAAAVIG; via the coding sequence ATGCCTCCAGCGAAAGCCGCCGCCGAAGTCGATTACAAGGAATACTCGCTCGCCGAGGAGCCCTACTACCGGCCCATTACCGACGAAGTTGCCCTGTTTGAGGCCGCCTATGGTGCCCGCCTTCCGGTGCTGCTCAAGGGGCCCACCGGCTGCGGGAAGACGCGGTTCGTCGAGTACATGGCCTGGCGGCTGACGCAGGGCCGCGGCCGCCGCTCGGGCACGCCGCTCATCACGGTCGCCTGCCACGAAGACCTCACGGCAAGCGACCTCGTTGGCAAGTTCCTGATGAAGGGGGACGAAACCGTCTGGTCGCCAGGTCCGCTCACCAAGGCGGTCGAGATGGGCGCGATCTGCTATCTGGACGAGGTGGTCGAGGCCCGCAAGGACACGACCGTCCTCATCCATCCGCTCACCGATCACCGCCGGATACTTCCCATCGACAAGAAGGGAACCGTCCTTGAGGCGCATCCGGACTTCCTGCTCGTGGTGTCGTTCAATCCCGGCTACCAGTCGGTGTTCAAGAACCTCAAGCAGTCCACCCGGCAGCGTTTCGTCGCCATCGAGTTCGGTTTCCCGCCCGAGGACGCCGAGCGGGAGATCATCGCCCATGAGAGCGGAGTCAGTCCCGCCGATGCGGCCCGGCTGGCCCGGCTCGGCCAGAAGGTGCGGAATCTCAAGCATCAGGGACTGGAGGAAGGCGTCTCGACCCGGCTCCTCATCTATGCGGGCAAGCTGATCGCGGGGGGCATCGGCCCCCGCCGCGCCGTCCGGATGGCGCTCACCGAGGCGCTCACCGACGATCCGGATGTCCAGACCGCGCTCGAAGACCTGGCGGCGGCAGTGATCGGATAG
- a CDS encoding divergent polysaccharide deacetylase family protein produces the protein MTARNKPAAGSRLPGGIPPLLAVVAVAAFLTGVGIGASGPVSRTVGAVSERVSRGFSRLFGRELPRPAYDAPAVIDDMPRRVPVPDAPPEIRRMPGRPFVLIVIDDVGHYMPEFRELLPLHPDLTYSVLPNAPGTEEALGLLQADGRQYMLHMPMEYRGWPNPDPCPDCLLRSMPDEEITRRVREALVKVRPSGVNNHMGSALTSDLQKIRAALKPLAGTGLFFLDSRTIGSSKAYEAAIDLGIPALGRNVFLDDDPDEKAVDKQYQELLRLARRRGHAIAIGHPRPSTVRVLKRRIPELARESIDLVRPADYLARLRWMEPLARGK, from the coding sequence ATGACCGCACGCAACAAGCCGGCTGCCGGTTCGCGCCTGCCGGGCGGCATCCCGCCCCTGCTGGCGGTTGTGGCCGTCGCTGCCTTCCTGACAGGCGTTGGGATCGGGGCGTCCGGTCCGGTTTCAAGGACTGTCGGCGCCGTTTCCGAAAGGGTATCCCGCGGTTTTTCCAGACTCTTCGGCCGGGAACTCCCGCGTCCGGCCTATGATGCCCCGGCAGTCATAGACGATATGCCCCGGCGCGTGCCCGTGCCGGACGCCCCGCCGGAAATCCGGCGGATGCCGGGACGTCCGTTTGTTCTCATCGTGATTGACGATGTGGGGCACTACATGCCGGAGTTCAGGGAGCTGCTTCCGCTCCATCCGGATCTTACTTATTCGGTGCTCCCCAACGCCCCCGGTACCGAAGAGGCGCTCGGGCTCCTTCAGGCTGACGGACGCCAGTACATGCTGCATATGCCAATGGAGTACCGCGGCTGGCCGAACCCTGATCCCTGCCCAGACTGCCTTCTCAGGTCCATGCCGGACGAGGAGATCACGCGCCGTGTGCGGGAGGCACTTGTGAAGGTTCGTCCATCGGGGGTGAACAACCACATGGGTTCGGCGCTCACGTCGGATCTCCAGAAGATACGGGCCGCGCTGAAGCCGCTGGCGGGGACGGGGCTCTTTTTCCTGGATTCCCGCACCATCGGTTCTTCCAAGGCATATGAGGCCGCCATTGATCTTGGCATCCCAGCGCTTGGGCGGAATGTGTTTCTGGACGACGATCCGGACGAAAAGGCGGTTGACAAGCAGTACCAGGAGCTTCTCCGGCTTGCCCGGCGCCGGGGCCACGCCATCGCCATCGGGCACCCCAGGCCCTCGACGGTCAGGGTTCTGAAACGCCGGATTCCGGAGCTGGCTCGCGAAAGCATCGACCTCGTCCGTCCGGCTGACTACCTGGCGCGTCTCCGGTGGATGGAACCGCTGGCGCGGGGCAAGTGA